The genomic segment cttacctgctccatggcatgtgggatcttcctggagcagggattgaacctgtgtcctctgcattggcaggcggattctcaaccactgcgccacctaggaagccctaccatattgttttgatgactatagctttgtaatatagtctgaagtcagggagcctgatatctccagctccatttttctttctcaagattatttggctatttggggtcttttgtatctccatacaaattttaaggtttttttattctagttctgtgaaaaatgctattggtaatttgatagggatttcattgaatctgtagattgccttgggtagtatagtcattttgacaatattgattcttccaatccaagagcatggtatgtctttccatctgtttgtattgtcttcgatttctttcatcagtcttatagttttcagagtacaggtcttttgtctccttaggtaggtttattccaaggtattttattccttttgatgtagtcataaatgggattgtttcttgaatttctctttctgatctttcattgttagtgtatagaaatacaacacatttctgtgtattaattttgtaacctgcaactttagcaaattcattgatgagctctagtagttttctggtagcatctttaggattttctatgtatagtatcatatcatctgtaaaCAATGATaggtttacttcttttccagtttacattccttttatttcttttccttctctgattgccatagcgaggacttccaaaactatgttgaataaaatgcTGAGAGTGtacttccttttcttgttcctgatcttaatggaaatgctttcagcttttcaccattccgtatgatgttagctgtaggtttgttgtatatggcctttattatgttgagacattccctttatgcccactttttggagagtttttatgataaatgggtgttgaattttgtcaaaagctttctctgcatctattgagaagatcacatagtttttattcttcagtttcttgatgtggtgtattacactgattgatttgtggatattaaaatatccttgcatccctgtgataaatcccacttgctcatggtgtatggtcctcttaatgtgctgttgaattctgtttgctaatattttgttgaggattttggtgtctgtgttcatcagtgatattgccctgtaattttctttctttgtgatatctttgtctggttttggtatcagggtgatggtggccttgtagaatgaattttggagttttccttcctctgaaatgctttggaacagtttcagaaggataggtgttagctcttccctaaatgtttgatagaattcacgtGTGAAGCCATCAAGTCCTTAACTTTTATTTGGGAGGAGttttttttatcacagttttaatttcagtgcttgtgttggctggttcatattttctattccttcctggttcagttttgggagactgtacctttctaagaatttgtccatttcttccaacttgtccattttattggcatatacttgcttccagtagtctcttgtgatccttAGTATTTGGTGTCAGTtgtatcttctttttcatttctaattttattgatttaaggtgtctccctttttttcttgatgagtctggctaaaggtttatcaattttgtttatattttcaaagaaccagcttttagtttcattgatctttgctattgttttctttgtctctatttcatttatttctgctctgatctttatgatttctttcctctactAACtttaggattttgtttgttctttctctggttgctttaggtgtaaggctaggttgtctatttgagatgtttcttgtttttgaggtaagattgtgctataaacttccctcttagaactgcttttgctgagttcCATAACTTTTGGATcactgtgctttcattttcatttggctgtagatattttttttatttcatctctgatttcttcagtgatccattggttgtttaggagcGTAttttcagcctccatgtgtttgtgatttctACAGTTTTGTTCTTAtactttatttctaatctcatagtgttgtagtcataaaagatgcttggtatgatttcagttttcttaaatttactgaggctcgcTTTGTGGCCTGgcatgtggtcaatcctggagaatgttccatgtgcacttgagaagaatgtatattctgctgctttcaaatggaatgtcctataaatatcaattaagtctctctgatctattgtatcatttaagaactgggtttccttattaattttctgtctggatgatttgtccattggtgtaagtggagtgttaaagacccccactattattgtgttactgtcgatttctccttttatggctattagcatttccTTATATATTGAagttctcctatgttgggtgcatagatatttacaattgttatatcttcttcttggattgattccttgatcattatgtagtatacttccttgtctcttgtagctatctttattttaaagtctattttgtctgatatgagtattactactcctgctttcttttttctttcttttttaaacttggcTGCATgaggtcttagttggggcacacagTATCTTTTTAATTGCAGCACataggatcttttagttgtggcacacaggatcttcgttacCGTGTGTGGAaacttcattgaggcatgcaggatctttagttgcagcatgtgggatctaattccctgaccagggatcaaactcaggccccctcaattggaagtgcagagtcttaaccactggtccacaAAGGAAGTCccattttcttttgacttccatttgcatggaatatctttttccatcccctcactttaagtctgtatgtgtctctaggccTACAGTAGGTCTCTTatacacagcatatatatgggtcttgcttttttatcctttcagccagtctgtatcttttggtagGAGCAttaagtccatttacatttaagataattatggATAGgaatgttcctattgccattttcttaattgttttgggttcatttttgtaggtgttttttcttcttttcctcttttgttctcttgtggttttatgaccatctttagtgttgtgtctgggttactttttcttctttgtgtgtgtatctgttgtagTTTTTTGGTGTGCAATACTAGCAAgccaaatccaacagcacattaaatcccatgatcaagtgggatttatcccagggttgcaaggatttttcaatacctccaaatcaatcaatgtgatacaccattcaacaaactaaagaataaaaaccatatgatcatctcaatacacacagaaaaaccttttgacaaaattcaacaaccatttatgataaaaactctccagaaagtgggcagagagggaacctaccttaacataataaaggccatatacaacaaacccacagcaaacatcattctcaatggtgaaagactgaaagcattCCGTCTAGgaacaagaacaaaacaagggtgcccactctcaccattattattcaacatagttttggaagtgttagcattaatggatgaatttagtacagtagcatgatacaaaattaatgcacagaaatctcttgcattcctatatgctaacaatgaaagagcagaaagagaaattaaggaaacaatcccattcaccactgtaacaaaaacagtaaaatacctaggaataaacctgcctaaggaggcaaaagacctgtatacagaaaactatgagacactgatgaaagaaatcaaggatgacacaaacagatggagggacataccatgttcttggattggaagaatcaacacattgaaaatgactatactacccaaagcaatttacagattcaacacaatccctatcaaattaccaatggcatttttcacagaactggaataagaaattttatgacttgtatggaaatgcataagaccctgaatagccaaagcaatcctgagaaggaaagacagagctggaggaatcaggctcccgacttcaaactatactacaaggctacagtgatcaagacagtatggtactggcacaaaaacagaaatgtagatcaatggaacagaatagagagcccagagataaacccatgcacatatgggcatcttatctttcacatatgaggcaagaatatacaatggagaaaagacggcctcttcaataagtggtgctgggaaaattggacagttacatgtaaaagaatgagattagaacacttcctaacaccatgcacaaaaataaactcaaaatggattaaagaccaaaatggaaggccagacactataaaactcttagaggaaaacataggcaaaacactctatgacatacgtcaaagcaagatcctttttgacccacctcctaaaataacggaaataaaataaaaaataaacaagtgagacctaatgaaacttaaaagcttttgcacagtgaaggaaaccataaacaagacaagaagccaaccctcagaatgggagaaaatatttgccaatgaagcaactgacaaaggattcatctccaaaatatacaagcagctcatacagcttaataccaaaaaagcaaataacccattccacaaatgggaggaagacctaaatagacaattctccaaagaagacatgcagatggctaacaaacacatgaaaagctgctcatcatcactaatcattagagaaatgcaagtcaaagccacaatgaggtctcacttcacactggtcagaatggccatcatcaaaaaaaaaacaacaaatgctgggaagagtgcagagaaaagggaaccctcctgcactgttggtgggaatgtaaattggtacagccactatggaaaacagttcggagtttccttaagaaactaaaaatacaactaccatatgacccagcaatcccactcctgggcatatacccagagaaaatcataatccaaaaagacacaggtaccacaatgttcatcgcagcactatttacaatagccaggacatggaagcaacctaaatgcccatcaacagatgaatgcataaagatgtggcacatatacacattgtaatattactcagccataaaaaaggaatgaaatagagttatttgtagtgaggtggatggacctagagtctgtcatacagagtaaactaagtcagaaagagaaaaacaaatactgtgtactaactcatatttatggaatctaaaataatggtactgatgaacccggtgacagggtaagaataaagttgcagatgtggagaacagacttgaggacttgggggcgggggagcggccaagaggaagctgggacaaagtgagagagtagcattgacatatatacactaccaaatgtaaaatagatagctagtgggaagcagctgcataacacagagatcaagtcgatgatgggtgaagacttaaagggctgggataaggaaggtgtgaaggagggaggggatatggggatatatgtgtagatgcagttggttcactttgttgtacagcaaaaactggcacaacagtataaagcaattatattccaataaagggctttaaaaaaatctacaaacaataaatgttggagagggtgtggagaaaaaggaatcctgcccctactctgttggtgggaatgtaaattggtactatggagattcctttaagaaactacaaacagaactactatatgatgcagcaattccagtcctgggtatatatccagaaaaattgAAAACTCCAATTCAGAAAGCTACATATATGCTAAAGTTCATAgtagccctatttacaatagtcagtcAAGGAAGCAACCCAAAGTGCCCAAgaacagatgattggcttaagaagatgtgatatatttatatgcagtggaatattactcagccataaaaaagaatgaaatactgccatttgcaacaacatggatggacctaaagactattatgcttagtgaagtgtaagagaaagacaaatacaatgatatcactaatatgtggaatctaaaaaatagtacaaatgaatctgtatacaaaacagaaacagactcacagacccagaaaataaatttatatttaccaAAGATGAGGGGAGGAACAAATTATGActatgagattaagagatacaaactattatacacagaatagataaacaacaaagatttactgtatagcacagggaattacacccagtatcttgtaataacctataatggaacatAATCTGAAAAAGCACtatgctatacacttgaaatgaacacaatattgtatatcaactatactccaattaaaaaaataaataataaaaacaaactttatttaaaaaagtgaGATACTCTTTGAATAGTTATTTATACTATTTCCAAatggtgtatttattttttaatacttgtaTTATTTTATCACATGAAAAGTTTAATACATTCCTTCATTATAGCttttagggatttttttaaatatttattaatttatttatttggttgtgccaggtcttaattgtggcaggtgggctcctttgttgtggcatgcaaactcttagttgaggcatgcatgtgagaactagttccatgaccaggtaTTGAATCCGggaccctgcattggaagtgcagaatcttatccactgtgccaccagggaagtccctattatagCTTTTATATATCTTCATTTACAcaattttgtaataaattttcttttgtaatttctatactttgtttttatttaggtATTACTTTCTTCTCATAATATAgaaatcttttgctttttcattcagTATTGTGTCTTTTTATCTGCAAAATATTCAATCCATTTATAATCATTTAGTATTCACATAGTTATCTTTGCCATATAAACTTCTCACTATTGTTTAGGAGGTAATGTTTCGGAAGTAACCATACACACTGAGGAGTATAGGAATTTACATCACCTGGTCTCAAAACATTTGATTAATTAATGATATTAATGTCTCCTGAGTTGTCACTCTGAGTTATCCCAAATTTCACCTTCCTAtcctaaataaattttaaaatcttattattaattatatcCAAGTGTGGATGCCCAAATCCAAATGTTAGAAGTGTCAAATTCTCAAAGCTACCTAggcaattttcttcattttgttttttcctccaggTATATAGACACTGAGAAACTCAGAGGGCTTCAATATTGGTACATGTGTATGTTGGAACAGATACATCTTTTGGTAGAGAATTGCTACAAAACAGGATAGTAtccaacattttcttttaatggaaaatgtGCCCAGTATGTGAGATTTCAGCCTTTACCAACATCTTCAATAAAAACTAATAAGGACATTATATTCCAGTGCTGAATTCACTCCTCTCtaatattttcagtttccttagaACAAGGGTACCTGTGAAAAACTGACCAGCTCAGAACAGAGTCCTTGGGGAGGGATTTCACAAGTCAATATTGGAAATTAGTAACTACACTGGAAAGATTTGTGAAAAGTGTAATCAAAGAAAGTAATTTCCAAGAATACTCAAGATCAATCAGAATTTCTTGGATTATGCATGAAAGAACTATtcctgaaacttaaaagcttaccAGTCTTTGCATTGCCACCTTCATCTCCTTGTTTCTAAATGTATAGATAATAGGATTCATAAAAGGAGTAATAAGGGCATCAAAGATAGCTAAAAATTTATCTATGGGTAAGGTAGGGAATGGCCACACATAGACAATAATGCAAGGGCCAAAGAAAAAGACCACCACTGTGATGTGAGCTGAGAGGGTGGAGAGGGCCTTGGATGAACCACCTGGAGAGTGTTTGCGAACCGTGACCAGGATGAAGATGTAAGACACAATCAGGATAAAGAAGGTGCCCATGGAGATGAAGCCACTGTTGGCAGTGACCAGAAACTCCAGTCTGTACGTGTCTGTACATGCAAGTTTGATGAACCGAGGAAAATCACAATAAAAGCTGTCCATTTTGTTGGGACCACAAAAGGGTAAGTTTACAACAAAAGCCAGCTGGGCCACAGAGTGGATGAGTCCAATGGTCCAAGCAACGGCCAAAAGAGAAATGCATGTTCTTAGGCTCATGATGGTCAGGTAGTGGAGGGGCTTACAGATAGCAACGTatcggtcataggccatgactATGAGCAGCACCATCTCTGTACCCCCAACAGTGTGAATAAAGAACATCTGAGTAATGCACCCTTTCAAGGAGATGACTTTATGTGTTCTGAAAAGGTCAAAAATCATCTTGGGGGTTGCAATGCTGGAAACACCTGTGTCAATGAAGGAGAGATTTGCCAACAAAAAGTACATGGGGGAATGTAAATGATGGTCTGAGAGAACTGTGAGCACAATGAGAAGGTTTCCCAGGATACTTGCTATATAAAATGttgtgaaaaatagaaaaagaagaatctgaATCTCCCAAGAACTGGCGAGTCCCAGCAGCAAAAATTCAGACACCAGAGAGCGATTTCCTCCATCCATCAACTTCGTGCGCTAGGTTGACCCTGAAGTTACCTGAAGAGCATAAGGGGGAGGAAAACATAATCTGTAAGTTGAAAGGAAAGTTCTCGCAAAAATTGCAAAAACTGAAGATCACCTTGCTGTTGCACAGAGTTCCTTAGAGCTTATACACTACAAGTACAACAAAGAGCCTGAATCAGAAGTTTTCTGTCTTTGGTATCATTTAATCAAGTACCTCAAATTTAGTTTGGGCTTTAGTATATAATCAAGAAGGGAAAATGTAGCCAAAGGCACCTAAGAATTTAAAGAGAGGtgaatcatgggacttccctggtggccccctcgttaagactccgtgcttccactgcagggggcgtgggttccatccttggtgggggaactaagatcccgcaagccacacattgcagccaaaataataataataataataataataatgatagtttagaaatttttttaagatagagGTGAATCAGGAAATAGATTTGTATGTCCAAATTTCGATACTGAAATATGCCACAGAAtggaaacatatattaaaaagtacAGAAAACTGTCTGGAGAAGTgctctaatttattctttttaaaggctgccTAATTCACATTGTGGCTAGACCataatttatttactaatttccctattaataaacatttacctAGTCTCTAATTTTGGGGGCCCTACAAACAGTGCTGCAAACAAGTAtctttatatttacatacatcCTTTTgtattaatgtttttctttctatgaCATGAATTCTCAGGATGGGATTCCTGAGTCAAAGTACATATATTTTTGATTTTGGTAGTTTTGCCTGATTACCTTCCCAAAAGGTGTAATGAGACCTATTTCCACAAGAATAAATGTTAACGCTTTTTATGTTGTTGCCAGTATAGTGGGTGTAAAGTAAAGTAAAGTAAAGCTCATTGCTACTCTAATTTTCATTCCCTGACAACCAACAAATTTGAACATGTTTTCTTGCAATTTGGCTGTGCTCCTCTGTGAATTACCTTTccatgtattttcctatttcctattgtgctttttcttgtcatttgtaAGAGCTCTTTTTATATTGTAGATATGAAGTTTttgtcatttcttatatttttctaaattaactatttttttattgtttcttttctatacCCAAGTTTTTACTTGTTATATGATTAAATATAGCTCTTACTTGTCTTATAACTACTGAATTTAGTCTTAGTTAagctctcccttcctcctggatCATACATATACACCGTTagattttctttcaatatttcattatttttgttttctatttaggACTGTGCTCTATTactttgtatatgttttaaaatataagtccagggcttcctaggtggcgcagtggttaagaatccgcctgtcaatgcaggggacacaggattgatccctgctccaggaagatcccacatgccatggagcaactaagcccgtgtgccaaaaaaaataaaataaaataaaataaaataaaataaaataaaatataagtccACTTTTAATTTCGTCCAGGTATAATAGAATTGTAATGGCACCATGTGTCAAATGGCCCAATTTCCCCACTGAATTTAATTACCATCTTTGCATTTTGctaaattttcagatattttggaACCTGCTTCtaaattctttcttctgtttccacagatatatttgtctatttctgtagAAATATCAGAGTATTTAATAACAGTGAATTTATACTATGTCACCTGATAAAGCTAGTTCCTTCTTCCCTGTTATTATTTTGTCATGCTTTCTTGGCAATTCTTGAGTATATATTATTCCATGTAAACTTTAAGATCATTTTATCCAATCCCCCCAAAAAATTCCATTGGACTTCTTGATtttaattgcattaaatttatatattaacttGGAATGAAGTAGCATTGTTACAACGGTGTCTTCCCATTTAACAACATCATGTGTCTATCCAACTGTTTAAACCTTGTTTCATGTCCTTTAATaagattttgtctttctttttatacTACATCTGTACcttctttgtaaaaattattcctatgtattttatagctttttttcttgGCATTATGAACAGaatatcttttctcatttccatttctagATTCCTCTTGCTAGGATGAAGAAAAGTTCATTCTGTCTGTTATATGTAGCTACCTTTCCTCATTCTGTGTAAGT from the Hippopotamus amphibius kiboko isolate mHipAmp2 chromosome 2, mHipAmp2.hap2, whole genome shotgun sequence genome contains:
- the LOC130844675 gene encoding olfactory receptor 4F3/4F16/4F29-like → MDGGNRSLVSEFLLLGLASSWEIQILLFLFFTTFYIASILGNLLIVLTVLSDHHLHSPMYFLLANLSFIDTGVSSIATPKMIFDLFRTHKVISLKGCITQMFFIHTVGGTEMVLLIVMAYDRYVAICKPLHYLTIMSLRTCISLLAVAWTIGLIHSVAQLAFVVNLPFCGPNKMDSFYCDFPRFIKLACTDTYRLEFLVTANSGFISMGTFFILIVSYIFILVTVRKHSPGGSSKALSTLSAHITVVVFFFGPCIIVYVWPFPTLPIDKFLAIFDALITPFMNPIIYTFRNKEMKVAMQRLAENTLLNNQWI